In one Arenibacter antarcticus genomic region, the following are encoded:
- a CDS encoding metal ABC transporter permease, whose product MTSAQIEIQLIACVVAVACAIPGTFLVLRKMAMISDAISHSILPGIVIGFFLTEDLNSPWLILLAAFSGILTVVLVEYIQKTGLVKEDTAIGLVFPSLFSIGVILIAKNAGDVHLDVDAVLLGELAFAPFDRLLINGTDMGPKSLWVIGTILVITLTLLLAFFKELKISTFDKQLAATLGFSPVIMHYGLMTVASVTTVGAFDAVGAILVVALMIAPAAMAYLLVKDLKKMLLLSSIFGIIGAISGYWVAHWLDASIAGSITTVLGVLFLLIYLLAPNSGLISVLYRQKRQKVEVHLLTFLLHLQNHTERSERHINHLNEHINWHKVRAQSVLDLALKNNMITIDDSIISLTDKGKTFTSEAITYIITNKSAAIEEMKDRFFLFRG is encoded by the coding sequence ATGACTAGCGCACAAATAGAAATACAATTGATCGCTTGTGTCGTTGCCGTTGCATGCGCTATTCCGGGAACCTTCTTGGTACTGCGAAAAATGGCAATGATCAGTGATGCCATTAGTCATTCCATATTACCTGGGATCGTTATAGGCTTTTTTCTTACGGAAGATTTAAATTCTCCTTGGTTGATTTTATTGGCCGCTTTCAGTGGAATTCTTACGGTTGTTTTAGTAGAATATATCCAAAAGACCGGTTTGGTCAAGGAAGACACGGCCATAGGTCTGGTTTTTCCTTCCCTTTTTAGTATTGGGGTAATATTAATTGCCAAAAATGCGGGGGATGTACATTTGGATGTGGATGCAGTGCTGTTGGGGGAGTTGGCGTTTGCCCCTTTTGATCGTTTGCTGATCAATGGAACAGATATGGGGCCAAAATCACTTTGGGTGATTGGGACAATTTTAGTGATTACGCTAACACTGTTATTGGCCTTTTTTAAGGAGCTAAAGATCAGCACTTTTGATAAGCAATTGGCGGCCACCCTTGGATTTTCGCCTGTAATTATGCATTATGGCCTTATGACAGTCGCTTCGGTGACCACGGTAGGGGCTTTTGATGCAGTGGGGGCAATTTTGGTGGTGGCTCTTATGATCGCTCCGGCCGCTATGGCCTATCTTTTGGTCAAGGACCTAAAGAAAATGCTGCTGTTGTCCTCAATTTTTGGGATTATCGGTGCGATATCAGGCTATTGGGTGGCCCATTGGTTAGATGCCTCTATTGCAGGTTCTATAACCACCGTTTTGGGAGTGTTGTTCTTATTAATTTACCTATTGGCACCAAATAGTGGTTTAATTTCTGTGCTATATCGACAAAAACGTCAAAAAGTGGAAGTTCATTTATTGACCTTTTTGCTGCACCTACAAAATCATACGGAAAGATCGGAACGACATATTAATCACCTAAATGAACACATTAATTGGCACAAGGTTAGGGCGCAGTCTGTCTTGGATCTTGCCTTAAAAAACAATATGATCACCATAGATGATAGTATTATTTCCCTTACGGATAAGGGAAAAACATTTACCTCCGAGGCCATCACCTATATTATCACCAACAAAAGTGCTGCAATAGAGGAAATGAAGGATAGATTCTTTTTGTTTAGGGGTTAA
- a CDS encoding PH domain-containing protein: MAQKSKRTWLLNMLIVITLVGVALAYTAHYKNWTEIEKDSFRVFSGIYYLKIPFSEMDSVKMVDKIPSMERINGFSVKEIEKGVFKADSIGQAKVYVFVDKLSQSKIRVVYQDSLKMFLNYSDSTVTESTFKLLAEKIQPTKK; this comes from the coding sequence ATGGCACAGAAAAGTAAAAGAACATGGCTTTTAAATATGCTCATAGTAATTACCTTGGTAGGGGTTGCTCTGGCTTATACGGCGCATTATAAAAATTGGACCGAAATAGAGAAGGATTCCTTTCGTGTTTTTTCGGGAATCTATTATTTAAAAATTCCTTTTTCGGAAATGGATAGTGTGAAAATGGTAGACAAGATCCCCTCTATGGAACGGATCAATGGATTTTCGGTCAAGGAAATTGAGAAAGGGGTATTTAAGGCAGATAGCATCGGGCAAGCAAAAGTGTATGTGTTTGTAGACAAACTTTCCCAATCTAAAATACGGGTGGTCTACCAAGATTCCCTGAAAATGTTCTTAAACTATTCGGATAGCACAGTAACCGAATCCACCTTTAAACTTTTAGCGGAAAAAATACAACCGACCAAGAAATAG
- a CDS encoding carboxypeptidase-like regulatory domain-containing protein has protein sequence MSTKKGVITNEEGRFTLQLTSQFQETDSLFVSCIGYEGLAKPINQFTESVILLTPKAIELNPVIVSNKQYTAEELIEAVKNNLKQNYSWDITRKRLFFRDSYHQNLTKTDFTFKESSIEALNERFLDSVLRTIPKETSHYTEILGDFYGDFNKDNQKLTLIKASELYDKQNELDLTALEDKFNDILKKNIKPDSYFKIKSGWFGTKVDADEILATPADPQDAEALKKELEEKKKKEEERKKFFATFKKKALGNIMEKLFFLEDSKLNFIARNRRYNFNIIDFTYMGDQAVYLVDFEPKRSEDYKGRLYINADDFAVIRVDYSNVKSLKTFRLLGVSMDQYLATGKMLFAKGDNNAYHLQYLEEELGARIGIKRPLKIIELNKRVKGRNKQNELSLKIDMATTGTNKHQIVIFDTETISATKLESIKENNDLLPTYMPNYDPEFWKGHNIIEPNKAIREFTSAE, from the coding sequence TTGTCTACTAAAAAAGGGGTAATTACCAATGAAGAAGGCAGGTTTACCCTTCAATTAACCAGTCAATTCCAAGAAACAGATTCACTTTTTGTATCCTGCATCGGGTACGAAGGACTGGCCAAGCCCATTAATCAATTTACGGAATCCGTTATTCTATTGACCCCTAAGGCAATCGAGTTAAATCCGGTAATCGTTAGTAACAAACAATATACCGCAGAGGAACTTATTGAAGCGGTTAAAAATAACCTGAAACAGAATTATAGCTGGGATATCACAAGAAAACGCTTGTTCTTTCGAGATTCTTACCACCAAAACCTCACTAAAACCGATTTTACGTTTAAAGAATCTTCCATAGAAGCCCTTAATGAAAGATTTCTCGACAGCGTATTGCGAACCATTCCCAAAGAAACCAGCCATTACACCGAAATCTTAGGAGATTTTTATGGCGATTTTAATAAGGACAACCAAAAGCTGACCCTTATAAAAGCATCAGAACTCTATGACAAACAGAACGAATTGGATCTTACCGCCCTCGAAGATAAGTTTAATGATATTCTAAAGAAAAACATTAAACCCGACTCCTATTTTAAGATTAAATCCGGATGGTTCGGCACCAAAGTAGATGCCGATGAGATACTTGCTACCCCTGCGGACCCACAGGATGCAGAGGCGCTAAAAAAAGAACTGGAAGAAAAGAAAAAGAAAGAGGAGGAGCGGAAAAAGTTCTTTGCAACCTTTAAGAAAAAAGCCCTGGGAAATATTATGGAAAAGTTGTTCTTTCTAGAGGATTCCAAACTTAATTTTATAGCAAGAAACAGACGCTATAACTTTAATATAATCGATTTCACCTATATGGGTGACCAAGCCGTTTATTTGGTAGACTTTGAACCCAAAAGATCGGAGGACTACAAAGGGCGACTCTATATAAATGCTGATGATTTTGCCGTCATCAGGGTAGATTACAGCAATGTGAAATCCTTAAAAACCTTTAGATTGTTAGGTGTTTCCATGGATCAATATTTAGCGACGGGTAAAATGTTATTCGCCAAAGGCGATAATAACGCCTACCACCTACAGTATTTAGAGGAAGAACTAGGAGCCAGAATAGGGATCAAACGCCCCTTAAAGATCATTGAACTTAACAAACGGGTAAAAGGAAGGAACAAACAAAACGAACTCTCCTTGAAAATTGATATGGCCACCACTGGCACCAACAAACACCAGATCGTAATTTTTGATACAGAAACCATCAGTGCCACCAAATTGGAATCGATTAAAGAAAACAATGATCTTCTACCAACCTATATGCCCAATTACGATCCAGAATTTTGGAAGGGACATAATATCATAGAACCCAATAAGGCCATTAGGGAATTTACTTCTGCAGAATAA
- the feoB gene encoding ferrous iron transport protein B has product MSKQIKVALIGNPNTGKTSVFNQLTGLKQKVGNYPGITVEKKEGICKLPRGVKAHILDLPGTYSLNTTSLDESVAVELLLNKNDKDFPDVAVVISDVENLKRNLLLFTQIKDLRIPAILVINMADRMTRKGITLDIDLLEEKLDTKIALVSTRKGIGIIRIKELIANYKSLSVTPNIDTSVIAPEYFNKLKTTFPKEDIYKLWLVITQDVNFMPIEKNPISIPASFETKSKPELKRLQQKETILRYQFINGILKQAYKVDLNAAKGLRASLDKILTHKVFGYLIFFLILLTIFQAIYDWSSYPMDFIDELFASGSEWVKNTLPPGVFTDLIAEGILAGIGGVVIFIPQIAFLFLFISLLEESGYMSRVVFLMDRLMRPFGLSGKSVVPLISGTACAIPAIMATRTIENWKERLITILVTPFTTCSARLPVYLIIIALVIPEGRFLGLSYQALTLMLLYLLGFGAAIFSAMILNKIMKIKTKTFFVMEMPNYKLPLLKNVGYTVLEKTKSFVIGAGKIILAISIILWFLGSNGYSDNFHNAETIIKEKIEKEGFTDFNLANMETSLASYKESLQDSIAKNAYHLDQLTIADSLKNKAAILKQKAENQEVASYKLENSYMGIMGKAITPIVQPLGYDWKIGIAVLTSFAAREVFVGTLATIYSVGSDEEDTIKNRMAAEIDPVTKKPLFNLASGISLLLFYAFAMQCMSTLAIVKRETNTWKWPAAQLVFMSLFAYIVALIAYQLLK; this is encoded by the coding sequence ATGAGCAAACAGATAAAGGTAGCCCTAATAGGCAACCCCAACACTGGCAAAACCTCCGTTTTCAATCAGCTTACAGGACTAAAACAGAAAGTTGGGAATTATCCTGGTATTACCGTAGAGAAGAAAGAGGGCATATGCAAACTACCAAGGGGCGTTAAAGCCCATATTCTTGACCTTCCTGGCACCTACAGCCTTAACACCACCTCCTTGGATGAAAGTGTGGCAGTAGAATTGTTGCTCAATAAAAATGACAAGGATTTTCCCGATGTGGCCGTAGTGATCAGCGATGTGGAGAATTTAAAGCGAAATTTACTGCTTTTTACCCAGATTAAAGATCTGAGAATACCAGCAATTCTGGTGATCAATATGGCCGATAGGATGACCAGAAAAGGTATTACGCTAGATATTGATCTATTAGAGGAAAAACTAGATACCAAAATTGCACTGGTCAGTACTAGGAAAGGTATAGGGATAATTCGGATCAAGGAATTGATTGCAAATTACAAAAGTCTCTCCGTTACTCCCAATATTGACACTTCCGTAATTGCTCCAGAATATTTTAACAAGCTGAAAACCACTTTCCCGAAAGAGGATATTTACAAACTATGGTTGGTAATTACCCAGGATGTAAACTTTATGCCCATAGAGAAAAATCCGATCAGTATTCCCGCCTCTTTTGAAACAAAATCCAAACCCGAACTAAAACGGTTACAACAAAAAGAAACCATCCTAAGGTACCAATTTATTAACGGTATCTTAAAGCAAGCCTATAAGGTAGACCTAAATGCCGCCAAGGGATTAAGGGCCAGCCTAGACAAAATATTGACCCACAAAGTATTCGGATATCTAATTTTTTTCTTAATCCTGCTCACCATTTTCCAAGCTATTTACGACTGGAGCAGCTATCCAATGGATTTTATCGATGAACTCTTTGCTTCGGGTAGTGAATGGGTAAAGAACACCCTTCCCCCTGGTGTATTCACAGATCTGATCGCAGAAGGTATTCTTGCAGGAATAGGTGGGGTGGTCATTTTTATACCGCAAATAGCCTTTTTGTTCTTATTTATTTCTTTGTTGGAAGAATCTGGATATATGAGTCGGGTAGTGTTTTTAATGGACCGTTTAATGCGTCCCTTTGGACTCTCCGGAAAAAGTGTGGTCCCCCTTATTTCGGGTACTGCATGTGCCATACCCGCAATTATGGCTACAAGGACCATCGAAAATTGGAAAGAAAGATTAATTACCATCTTGGTCACCCCTTTTACAACCTGTTCCGCACGCCTCCCCGTATACCTGATAATTATCGCATTAGTGATTCCAGAAGGCCGTTTTCTTGGCCTTAGCTATCAGGCACTCACCCTAATGCTACTCTATCTTCTTGGCTTTGGAGCCGCTATATTTTCGGCCATGATCCTAAATAAGATCATGAAAATAAAGACCAAGACCTTTTTTGTGATGGAGATGCCAAATTACAAGCTTCCACTTCTAAAAAATGTAGGGTACACCGTTCTGGAAAAGACAAAAAGCTTTGTTATAGGAGCGGGTAAGATAATCCTGGCTATTTCCATAATTCTTTGGTTTTTAGGGTCTAACGGATATTCCGATAATTTTCACAACGCCGAAACCATCATTAAAGAAAAAATTGAAAAAGAAGGATTTACTGACTTTAACCTTGCCAATATGGAGACTAGTTTAGCCTCCTACAAGGAATCCTTGCAAGATAGTATCGCTAAAAACGCATATCATTTAGATCAATTAACCATTGCTGACTCCCTAAAAAACAAAGCCGCAATATTAAAGCAAAAAGCTGAAAATCAGGAAGTAGCAAGTTACAAATTGGAAAATTCCTATATGGGGATTATGGGTAAAGCAATTACCCCCATTGTTCAACCACTAGGATACGATTGGAAAATTGGTATTGCAGTACTTACCTCATTTGCGGCTAGAGAAGTCTTTGTAGGCACTTTGGCCACCATATATAGCGTTGGCAGCGATGAAGAGGATACTATTAAAAATAGAATGGCCGCAGAAATTGATCCTGTAACCAAAAAACCATTGTTTAATCTCGCATCAGGCATTTCCCTCTTGCTTTTTTACGCATTTGCTATGCAGTGCATGAGTACTTTGGCAATTGTAAAAAGAGAGACCAATACTTGGAAATGGCCCGCAGCTCAGCTAGTATTTATGAGTCTTTTTGCTTATATTGTAGCACTGATTGCCTATCAATTATTGAAATAA
- a CDS encoding DUF423 domain-containing protein yields MVLLAHVIGSLYGCLAIVFGAFGAHALKKTLTDEQLKSFETGIKYQMYHAILLIVLGFNLNLEAGVEKYMVYCFMLGTFLFSFSIYGLVLGNSKGLKVKFLGPVTPIGGLLLVVGWGLLLYSFVKEWV; encoded by the coding sequence ATGGTATTATTAGCACATGTTATTGGGTCTTTATACGGTTGTTTGGCCATTGTTTTTGGCGCTTTCGGGGCACATGCTTTAAAAAAAACGCTGACCGATGAACAGTTGAAAAGTTTTGAAACGGGCATAAAATATCAAATGTACCACGCTATTCTACTGATAGTGTTGGGTTTTAACCTGAATTTGGAAGCTGGTGTAGAAAAGTATATGGTCTATTGTTTTATGCTTGGAACGTTCTTGTTTTCCTTCAGCATCTACGGTTTGGTTCTTGGGAACTCCAAAGGTCTTAAAGTAAAATTTTTAGGACCGGTGACTCCAATAGGTGGGTTGTTGTTAGTGGTAGGATGGGGATTACTGCTGTATTCCTTTGTTAAAGAATGGGTATAG
- a CDS encoding DUF5916 domain-containing protein — MNISSLTTSVLLLSHVVFYAQDSTKSLIKKTYTTEFIKDMPPPVVDGILEENTWSLVPWEGAFVEQRPDENTAPDHQTKFKILYDKNFLYVGIRCYDSEPDKIEKRLSRRDGFEGDWIAIFIDSYFDKRTAFGFLVTAAGVKADIFESNNGDNEDESWNPIWHTKTQIDSEGWTAEMKIPLSQLKFGKSKEQTWGLQVMRRLFREEERSVWQRLPQDTPGFVSEFGLLQGLIDLEPQKQLEIQPYAISKLETYDAEQGNPFLTGQDEKFTGGLDAKIGITNDLTLDLTINPDFGQVEADPSAIALDGFQIFFEEKRPFFVENKNIFNYQVSRSQAGNTFGFDNVFYSRRIGRSPQGFPETEEGEFVDQPNNTAILGAAKFSGKTKDGWSIGVMESTTARKYATIDNNGQRRREIVEPLTNYFIGRLQKDFNDRNSYLGSIFTATNREDLNQNLNFLHKSAYTGGFDFKHQWNQRDWYLAGNIIWSHVRGDTTAIRKTQESITHLFQRVGADHINLDPNSTSMSGTGGNLQLGKVGNGHWKFETGFTWRSPELELNDVGFQRQADDLRHYNWIGYQSLKPDKSFRKIGINYNHWSVWDFGGNHNNLQFNTNSWQNWKNNWFTNIGFNYTPVQYSNFALRGGPRLRLSPEISFYNGVETDSRKKLQLSLFHNGSKALDNSNKSYEIEFGLSYQPFNALRISAFPEYSTSNNKLQYIDNIDAGNTTTYLNGSVNQKTLSMSLRLNYTINPNLSIQYWGQPFISNGRYSDFKEVTDPLAKSFNSRIWTYQTNQITRIEDLYSVDANLDGTADFTFENPDFSVIQFRSNLVLRWEYIPGSEVFLVWSQDVSHSGDPQSPLFNGLKDNIFNGEKPKNIFLLKVTYRFVL, encoded by the coding sequence ATGAACATTAGTAGTCTTACCACAAGTGTATTATTGCTTTCACATGTGGTATTCTATGCGCAAGACTCAACAAAGTCCCTCATAAAAAAGACATACACTACGGAATTCATAAAGGACATGCCTCCCCCTGTTGTGGATGGTATCTTGGAAGAAAATACCTGGTCTCTAGTACCATGGGAAGGAGCTTTTGTTGAACAAAGGCCTGACGAAAACACTGCCCCAGATCATCAGACCAAATTTAAAATTTTATATGACAAGAACTTCCTCTATGTAGGCATCCGTTGCTACGACAGCGAACCGGATAAGATAGAAAAACGCCTTTCTAGGCGCGATGGCTTTGAGGGGGATTGGATCGCGATTTTTATCGATAGCTATTTTGATAAACGCACCGCTTTCGGCTTTTTGGTCACCGCAGCGGGTGTCAAGGCAGATATATTTGAATCTAACAACGGGGACAATGAGGATGAGAGCTGGAATCCCATTTGGCACACGAAAACTCAGATCGATTCAGAAGGCTGGACCGCAGAAATGAAAATACCTCTGAGTCAACTCAAATTTGGTAAATCTAAAGAACAAACCTGGGGTTTGCAGGTAATGCGCCGACTCTTTAGGGAGGAAGAGCGTTCCGTATGGCAACGCCTTCCCCAAGACACTCCTGGCTTTGTAAGCGAGTTTGGCCTACTGCAAGGTTTGATAGATCTAGAACCCCAGAAACAATTGGAGATTCAGCCTTATGCCATTAGCAAATTGGAAACTTACGATGCGGAACAAGGCAATCCGTTTCTTACGGGACAGGATGAAAAATTTACGGGTGGCCTAGATGCCAAAATCGGCATTACCAATGACCTGACCTTAGACCTCACCATAAATCCCGATTTTGGACAGGTAGAAGCGGACCCATCAGCTATTGCATTGGATGGTTTTCAGATATTTTTTGAGGAGAAACGTCCTTTTTTTGTGGAAAACAAGAATATATTCAATTACCAGGTTTCCCGATCCCAAGCCGGAAACACCTTTGGGTTCGATAATGTGTTTTATTCCCGAAGGATAGGACGAAGTCCACAGGGATTTCCTGAGACTGAAGAGGGCGAATTTGTGGACCAACCCAACAATACCGCCATCTTGGGTGCGGCAAAATTCAGTGGTAAAACAAAGGACGGATGGTCTATAGGAGTCATGGAAAGTACCACCGCAAGAAAATATGCGACCATAGACAATAACGGCCAGCGAAGAAGGGAAATAGTGGAACCTCTGACCAATTATTTTATAGGTCGATTACAAAAAGATTTTAATGACCGAAATAGTTATTTAGGCAGCATTTTCACTGCTACCAATAGGGAGGATCTCAACCAAAACCTCAACTTCCTACACAAATCGGCCTATACAGGAGGGTTCGATTTTAAACATCAGTGGAATCAGCGCGACTGGTACTTAGCGGGAAATATTATTTGGAGCCACGTACGCGGAGATACCACGGCCATAAGGAAGACCCAGGAATCCATCACCCATTTGTTTCAAAGAGTAGGCGCAGACCACATAAACCTAGATCCAAACAGCACCTCCATGAGCGGTACCGGAGGAAATCTTCAATTGGGAAAGGTAGGTAATGGTCATTGGAAATTTGAGACCGGCTTCACTTGGAGATCTCCAGAACTAGAATTAAACGATGTAGGATTTCAACGGCAAGCAGATGACCTAAGGCATTATAATTGGATTGGATATCAGAGCCTTAAACCAGACAAATCCTTTCGAAAAATCGGCATCAACTACAACCATTGGAGCGTTTGGGACTTTGGCGGTAACCATAACAACCTGCAATTCAACACCAATAGTTGGCAGAACTGGAAAAATAACTGGTTTACCAATATTGGATTCAACTACACTCCAGTGCAGTATTCCAATTTTGCCTTAAGGGGCGGTCCTAGGTTGCGACTCTCCCCTGAAATAAGCTTTTACAATGGGGTGGAAACGGACAGTCGGAAGAAACTTCAATTATCCCTATTCCATAATGGCAGTAAGGCCTTGGACAACTCTAACAAATCCTACGAAATAGAATTTGGGCTTAGCTACCAACCATTTAACGCCTTGCGTATTTCGGCCTTTCCAGAATACAGTACTTCTAATAATAAATTACAATACATAGATAATATTGATGCGGGAAACACGACTACTTATCTCAACGGTTCCGTGAATCAAAAGACCTTGAGCATGTCCCTAAGATTAAATTATACCATCAATCCTAACCTTTCCATTCAATATTGGGGACAACCTTTTATCTCCAATGGCAGGTACTCCGATTTTAAGGAAGTAACGGACCCCTTGGCTAAGTCTTTCAATAGCAGAATATGGACCTATCAAACTAACCAGATAACACGTATTGAAGATCTATATTCGGTAGATGCCAATTTGGATGGGACAGCAGATTTTACCTTCGAAAATCCCGATTTCTCCGTAATTCAATTCCGATCTAATTTGGTGTTGCGATGGGAATATATCCCGGGTTCGGAGGTATTCTTAGTTTGGTCACAGGATGTATCTCATTCGGGGGATCCACAAAGCCCGCTCTTCAACGGCCTAAAAGACAATATTTTTAATGGGGAAAAACCAAAAAATATCTTCCTGTTAAAAGTAACCTACCGTTTTGTCCTATAA